TTTTCTTACTAAATCAGGGTGGTTTTTAATGGCCTCAGAAATTGAACAGAAAATAATTCCTTTCTCTGCTAATGTATCCTGGAAAGTAGTTTTCACAGAAATTGAGTCCATTACGATATCTACGGCAACTCCCGAAAGTCTTTTCTGCTCTTCGATATTGATCCCCAACTTTGCAAACGTTTTCAATAATTCAGGATCTACCTCGTCAAGACTTGCCAGTTCTGGCTTTACTTTAGGAGCAGCATAGTAACGGATTGCTTGGAAATCTGGTTTTTCATACTTGATGTTTGCCCAGCTAGGCTCTACCATTTTCAACCAGATTTTGAAAGATTCCAATCGCCATTCGGTCATCCATTCCGGTTCTTCTTTTTTAGCAGAGATCGCACGGATGATATCCTCATTTAAACCGATCGGGAAATCTTCATAATCAATCTTCGTTTCCCAACCGAATTCATATTTTTTATTTTCTAGATCGACTCTTAAATCGTCTTCTGTATATTTACTCATTTTTTTTTTTTAGATTTCAGATTTTAGATTTCAAAATTCAGAAAGGTTCTGAGGTCTGTAATCTAAGCTCTAAGGTCTTTTCTCTAAAGACTAAATGATTCTCCACATCCACATGTTCTGGATGCATTCGGGTTGTTAAAAACAAACCCTTTTCCGTTCAATCCTCCTGAATACTCAAGAGTTGTTCCTGCCAAATAAAGGATGGATTTTTTATCTATAATAATTTTGATGTTATTATCCTCAAAAATCTGATCTGTGTCTGTTTTTTGGTTATCAAACTTTAAAACATACTCTAAACCAGAGCATCCGCCGCTTTTCACCCCTACTCTTATATAATCTTCAGCAGGGTTAAAACCATCTTCCGTCATTAACTGGATGGCTTTCTCCTTTGCATAGTCTGATACTTTTATCATTGTATTTATTTAGAATGATTTAATGATGCAAAAATACGAACTAATTTCCGCAATCTCAAATCGAAGATATCTATTTTAATGATTCTGATATTAATAGCAAGATTGAAAGGGGTTATTTCTGTTAAAATTAGATAAATTTGTTATGCTTATGTGAAGATTTCATTTCTTATTTTAACCTTGAAACGTATTTCATATCTATAAATAAAATTGGTAATGAAACAAAAAATAACTGCTTTTTTTGTGTTGTTTTTCACCGCAGTGTCTTATGGACAGACCACCAGATATGTTTATGAAACACTGGTAAACCCGGATTCCATTAATCTGGTGAGTATGAAAAGCGAAAGAACCTTTCTGGATATTAAAGGAGACCGCTCCTTATTTATCAGCGAAAATAAATTGAAAAGAGACTCTCTTTTTAGTTCTCTAAGATCAGAAGCGAAAGAAAATGATAAAAAAGAAGAAAAAGATTTTTCAAAGCTGGAAGGAAAGAAACATTTTGAACCTACTTTCTTTGAATATTTTATTTCTAAAAGTATTCCGGATCAGAAAGTATACTATTATGAAAGAGCGGCTGGAAAACAAATTTATTATCAGGAAGACAGACCTGTACAATGGGAAATGACCAATGTTGTTGAGAAACAAAATGGATATTCTGCCCAGAAAGCAGTTACAGAGTTTGGAGGAAGAGTCTGGACAGCGTGGTTTACAAAAGATGTCCCTGTTTCTGATGGTCCCTACAAATTCTCAGGATTGCCGGGGTT
The window above is part of the Chryseobacterium sp. MA9 genome. Proteins encoded here:
- a CDS encoding iron-sulfur cluster assembly accessory protein, yielding MIKVSDYAKEKAIQLMTEDGFNPAEDYIRVGVKSGGCSGLEYVLKFDNQKTDTDQIFEDNNIKIIIDKKSILYLAGTTLEYSGGLNGKGFVFNNPNASRTCGCGESFSL
- a CDS encoding GLPGLI family protein, with translation MKQKITAFFVLFFTAVSYGQTTRYVYETLVNPDSINLVSMKSERTFLDIKGDRSLFISENKLKRDSLFSSLRSEAKENDKKEEKDFSKLEGKKHFEPTFFEYFISKSIPDQKVYYYERAAGKQIYYQEDRPVQWEMTNVVEKQNGYSAQKAVTEFGGRVWTAWFTKDVPVSDGPYKFSGLPGLIVKLEDDKGDYKFDLVKKLIIQNAFEEQISSDAKQSTRVNFHGDKAALELEFGKNRKAMAGNSGGGNMNMGGGRHSGGMGGGMNGGGMRGGGHGGGGMHRDGMGGDNQGMSQGSSVEIPSFTNTAQNPIELK